A single region of the Halorussus gelatinilyticus genome encodes:
- a CDS encoding 50S ribosomal protein L21e: MPSSNGPYHSTRDKLSNNPRERGTSPPQRAVQQYEEGQKVHLKIDPSVEKGRFHPRFDGLTGEIEGKQGEAYKVGVNDRGKDKTLIVTPAHLKAQE, translated from the coding sequence ATGCCGAGTTCGAACGGACCCTACCACAGCACTCGTGACAAACTCTCGAACAACCCCCGAGAGCGCGGTACGTCCCCGCCTCAGCGCGCCGTCCAGCAGTACGAGGAGGGCCAGAAGGTCCACCTCAAAATCGACCCGAGCGTCGAGAAAGGGCGTTTCCACCCTCGCTTCGACGGTCTCACCGGCGAAATCGAGGGCAAGCAGGGCGAAGCCTACAAGGTCGGCGTCAACGACCGCGGCAAGGACAAGACCCTCATCGTCACCCCCGCGCATCTGAAAGCGCAGGAATAG